CGCGATCGAGGACGCGGTGGTGGAGCTCGGGCGGTGGCTGCTCGTGCACGTGTTCGAGGACGACTCGACGGCGGCGCTCGAGGGGCGACGCGACAACGCGGTGTGGCGCGAGCTCTTGGAGCGCGCCGGTGGGCCGAGCTTGAAGTTGCCCAAACAGGCGCTGCACACGTCGGTGCGGATCGCGGCGTACGACAAGCGCATCCAAGACGAGGCGTGGCGAAACCTCGAGGCGGGGCGGAAGGAGCTGCTCTTGCCGCTCGGCACCGAAGATGCGCTCCGCGAGGGGGCGCAGCACGTGACGGCGATGAAGCTCTCGCACCGGGACACGAAGGCGTACGTGAAGGCGCACCTCGCGCCGAAGGAGCGCCCGCGGGAGAAGAAGACCTCGCGGTTCGTGACGAGGCGTGTCTCGTCGATGACGAAGCGGCTCGACGCGCCGTTCCGGAAGGCGGCGGTGCAGGCGTTCGCGAAGGGGTCGCCCGAGGATCGCGCGGCCATCAAAGAGGAGCTCACGGCGCTGCGGGATCTCGCGGCGCAGCTCCTCGCGGATCTCAAGGGCAAATGACCGAGCGAGCCACCCTCGGGGGCAAAACGAAGGCGTGGGCGCTCGTCGCCCTGCTCACCCTCGCGCCTCGGGCGGCGCTCGCCGAAGAAGAGGGCGCCCGCCCCGAGCCTCGCCCCAAGACCGAGACGACGACCCGCGGGGGCGTGCGCATCGACGCGGCCTACGGCAAGGGCATCACCGTGGGCTCGAGCAACGGCGACACCGAGCTCAACATCCGCGCGCGTGTGCAGGTGCAGGGCGCCGTCGAGGAGAACGTGCCCGACGCGAAGGGCGAGCGCGCGCCGGTGGACACCTCGTTCCTCGTGCGGCGCATGCGCCTCCTCTTTCAGGGGTACGTGCTGAAGCGGTCCGTGCGCTACTACTTCCAGCTCGGCTTCTCCACGCGCGACATGGAGCCGGACCTGCTCGTGCCGGTGCGCGACGCCTTCGTGGAGTGGCTCGACGTGCGCGACGCGAGCGTACGCGCGGGGCAGATGAAGGTGCCCTTCAGCCGCGAGCGCATGATCTCGTCGTCGGCCCTGGAGCTCGTGGATCGCTCGAACGTGAACGCCGAGATGAACCTCGATCGTGACGTGGGCGTCCAGCTCTTCAGCCGAGATCTGCTCGGGGCCGGCGGGCGCCTCCGGTACAACGCCGGGGTCTTCGGGGGCGACGGGCGTAACCGCATCGCGGACCGCGCGGGGCTCCTTTGGGCGGCGCGCGTGGAGATGCTCCCCTTCGGAGACTTCGACGACTACGTCGAGGCGGATCTCGAGCACTCGCACAAGCCGGCGCTCTCGGTCGGCTTCGCGACGGCGTACAACCAGAGCACGAACCGCGTGCGGAGCACGGTGACCGAGTCGTATACGACGGGCACCGTGGACTACCGTCACGCGGTCGCCGACATGCACTTCAAGTGGAGGGGCTTCTCGGTGCTCGGCGAGCTCCACTACCGCAAGGCCGACCGGCCGATCGTCGGCGAGAAGGTGGACGCGAGCGGCAAGACCGTGGTGGAGCGCGGACGCTCCGCGGTGGGCTACCTCGTGCAGGTCGGGGCGCCCCTCGCCAAACACTGGGACCTCGCGCTCCGTTACGGCGAAGTTCGCCCGCTCGACGGCGACGTGGTGCACCGCGATCGGGAGATCGGCGGCGGCATCGGCTTCTTCCCGAAGGGGCACAACCTGAAGATCCAGCTCGACTACTTTCACCTGATCCGAGACACCCCGACGGTCGACGACGTGGAGACGAACCGCGTGCGCGTCCAGACGCAGCTCTTCTTCTGAGGGGAGGCGCGCGCGACCGAGCGGAGCGCGGGCTTGGCGCGACGGCGGCGACGCAGGGCGCACGGCGTTCGCGAGCGGGGTGCGTCGTTCGTGACGCGGGCGGAGAGGCTGGCCTCGGCGTTTCCTAGGAGAACGTGAGGTGACGTCGTGGCACGTCGTGTGCTCCCCTACTCGGCATGAACATGCCTTTCTCCTCGTCTCGTCTCGCTCGTCCCGTCCTCGTCCTCGTGCTCTCCCTCGGCGCGCTCGCGACCTCCGCGTGCGACAAGAAGACCGAGAGCGCCGCGCCCGAGGGGCCCGCGAGCGCCGCGCCCGCGAAGGCCGGCGGTGAGAAGGCCGCGGCACCGACCGAAGGTGCCGCAGTGAACGTGGGCGCGCAGGGCGTCAACGTGGCGGCGCCCGGCGCTCAGGTCGCGGTCACGCCGAGCGGCGTCGCGGTCGGCGCGGCGAGCGCTCCGGGCAAGGGCGTCACGGTGCAGACGGGCCCGAACGGCGCGGCCTCGGTCAACGCCGGGGGCGTGAAGGTCCAGACGGGCCCGGGCGGCGGCACGAAGGTCGTGGTGCCCGGGATGGGCACGGTCACGACGCCGTGATCGTACGCGGCGCGGGGCTCGCGGGGCGCACGTGTTGCGGTCCCCATGAAAACCCCGCGCCCCCTCGCACACCGCAGCGGGGACGAGGTCAGCGCTTCACCATGCGCACCACGGTCGTCTCGGCGCCCGGCGCGGGGTCCGACGCGTCGGTCTCGATCCAGTAGACGCACGAGAGATCGGCCAGGTCCTTGACGACGTTGGAGGCGGTGATCGCGGCGACGGGGCGTCCGGTGTCGGCGAGAACCGTCGCGAACGTGCCGCCCGGGCCTCCGTGCGTGACGATCGCCTCGCGCGCGCGGAGCTCTTCGCCGCTCGCGACGGCCGCGTGGAACACGGCGCCCTTGTCGTCGGCGAAGAAGGCCTGGATCGTCGTGAACGCCGCCTCGGTGTACGGCACGGCGTTCGGCGGTGCGGGCGTCGGCGTGGTGGAGAGCGGGTAGTAGGTGACACGCGCTTGGTTGCACGTCGCCTCGGCGCACGTGAGGCGCTCGTCGACCACGAAGCCCGCGCTCGTGACGTGGCCCGGCCCACGCGCGCCGCGCGGCATGGAGATCACGGGATCTCCCGAGCCCGCGCCCTGGGCGACGCGGCCGTCGGTGAGCACGGCGCCCCACTCGTTGCCTCGGGCGGAGAGGCTCGCGGCCTCGCCGACGTACTTCGCGATCGTGCGGGGTGCGATGGTGATGGGGCCGAGCGGGTAGGCCGTGATCGTCGACTGCGGCGGGAGCGAGCGTGTGTCGGCCGTGGCGACGAGGATGTCGGAGCCGGTCACGGCGAACGGGCCGGCCGCGGCGGTGACCTGGCGGGTCTTGCCGGTCGTGAGATCGTGCTCGACGATCCCCGTGCCCTGCGCGAAGTAGACGAGCTTGTCCCGCGCCTCGACGGTGTTCGTGAGGGGCGACGCGGAGCCTAGGTTCTTCGGGGCCTCGCGCGTCCCGATGGGGACCATGTGCACGTCGCGCAGGGCCACGGGGGGGACGCTGGGGCCCGTGATCTCGGCGAGCACGGCGACGTACCCCGAGCCGAGCGCGAGGCCGATGGCGCGGCGCGAGGGGAGGGTCGCCAGCGTCACGGGCGTGGTCGTGCACGCGCCCGGCGTGGGAGGAACCGTCGGGGTGCTCCCGGAGGGCGAAGGCGTGGGGACGGTGCCCGAAGGCGTGGGAGCCGGGCCGCCGTCGGGCGATGGGGTGGGCTCGCCGTCGAGGAGGACGGTGCCGCCGCAGGCCGTGGCCAAGGCCGCGAGCGCGAGGGGGAGGGTGACGCGAGAGAGAGGACGAAGGAAGATTTTCATGGGGTGACCTCGGGATTCTCCGCGCCTATGTCGGGCTCTCGCCGAGACCTTCTATCGCCGCGAAAGAAAATTCGAGGACGCGCCGGCACGAGGCCGTGGGCCCGGATGCGAAGCTCACCGCGGCGAGAGCGCGCTCTCGGCCAACCGCGCGAACCGCCCTTCGGGGTAGCGCTCGAGATACGCCTTGGCGTGCCGGGGCGCGGAGCCGTCGCCGAGGCGAAGGCCCGCTTCGATGGCGAGGGCCGAGGCTTCTTCGTCGAGCGGCCCGCGGGCGTGTGTGGCGCGGTACTCGGCGAGCAGGCGGGAGGCCTTCGCTGCATCGTTCTCTTTGCGGAGCGCGCGCATGGCCGAGACCACGAGATCTCCGCCGTACGACGGGGGAGCTGCCGCGGGGCCCGCGGGAGCCTCGGGCGAGGGGGCCGGGGATGCTTTTGGAGAAGGCGCGCGTGGCGTCTCCGGTGCGCGAACGACGGGCGGAGGTGCTGGGACACTCGCTGCTTCGACGCTCACGAGCGGGCTCGGGGCGATGGCGGGCTCGGGGGCCTCGGGCTCCGAAGGCCGCGTGGGCACACCGGGCGCTCCTTGCACCGCCGTCGCCGTGGGGGTGGCCGCAGCAGGGATTTTCTCGGGGTGCGAGGGGCCGTCGTGCGCGCCCGACTCGAGGAAGGGCAAGCGCCGACCGATGGCGCCCGAGGCCCCGGCGACGGCCGTCGCGAGCAGCATCGCGGCCGCGAGCGCAGGGACGAGCCACCCGGTCGTCGTCTTGCGAGGGCTCCGCTCGGCGTCGAGCGCCTGGCGCACCCGGGCCTTCGCCGAGGGAGAGACGCGCGTCGCTCCGAGGGCGCCCAGCAGCGCGCGCGTGCGGGCCTCGTTCGGCGCGTCGCCGTCGAGGATGCGCGTCGGCTCGGCGTCGTCCACGGGATCCGTGTGTGCCGTCATCGTGGGCCCTCCTCGGCGACGAACGCCGCAAAATCACGCCGAGCGTGGTGGAGCCGTGTCCACACCGTGGCCACCGGGATCTCGAGCAACGTCGCGATCTCTTCGCCGGAGTACCCCTCGAGCTCGAAGAGCACGAACGGCACGCGGCGCTTCTCGGTCAAACGCTCGAGGGCGCGCTCGGCGAGGCGCATGTCCTCGGCGCGGGCGAGGCGCGCCTCGGGATCGGCGTCGCGGCTCACGAGGTCGTCGAGCGGCGCGGTCTTCTGCGGGGAGAAGAAGCTCAAGAGCCACCGCTTTCGGCGCTCGCTGCGCACCACGTGGCGGGCGATCGCGAAGAGCCAGCCTGCCTCGTTCTTGCCGTCGAAGCCCGAGAGCTTGCGCCGCGCGACGAGGAACGTCTCCTGGGCGAGGTCCTCGACGTCGGCCGCGCGCCCGCCGAGAGCCCTCACGAACCGGCAGGTGTCCGCGAAGCGCCGCTCGTAGAGGGCGTCGAACGTGGCCTCGGCCGAGCGCGAGCCCTGGCGCGACGAGGTCGCGTCGGAGTCGCTGTCGAGGACGTTCGAAAGGATGGCCACGGGGGTGGATGGCACCTTGGCCCCAAAACCTTCGAGCGGCCCGAAAAAAAAACGAAGAGGGCTAGCAGCCCGTTGATTTTCTCCCATCCCCCGTCGGGGACTTCCAAGGGTCGTCGGCCGCTCTCCGCCGCATCCCGACCGCCTTCGTTGCGATCCTGCGGTGCGTCCCCCGTCGGGGACTTCCAAGGGTCGTCCTCACCTAAAAAGTAGGCTCCGGGCGCTCCTCGGATCGCGCCTCGGCGAGTCGGGCGCGGACGTCGAACGGCCTCGGTCCGAAAATCAACAGGCTGCTAGAAAGCTAGGAATTTCGGGGGCTGAGCGCGAAGCGCGGCTCGCGTAGCGGGCCCCGTGGCCGGAGAGCGACGCCCGAGGGAGTCTCCTGGACCGACGGTAGGGGTGGTGCCGACGTCGCCGGCCTGGGCGCGAGCCGGTCGGGCGTGGCCGGCTACGCTGGCAGGTCCCGGTACGCCGCGACCATCGCGTCGCGGACCTCACGCGCGAGCCGCGGCGCGTCGTCGATCGTGAGGTCGTCCGTGCGGAACGGGTCGAGCACCCTAACGTGGATGTCGGCCTCGCGCTTGAACACGAGCGAGCCCTTGGGGAGCAGCTCCCGCGCTCCGGCGAGGACGATCGGCACGATCGGCCGCCGGTGGGCGATCGCGAGCTTGAACGCCCCGAGCTTGAACTCCCCGATCTCGCCGCTCTCGCTGCGCGTGCCCTCCGGGAAGAGCGCGACCGACACGCCTCGCTCGAGCCAGCGCCCGAGCGACTCGAGGGCGCCCCGACCGCTGTCCCGGTCGCCCCGCACGACGGGGACCTCACCGGCGATGCGCAGCGCCCACCCGAACACCGGGACCTCGAACACGCTCGCCTTACCGAGGTACTTCGTCGGGTGGTCGAGGAAGCACATCGCGATGAGGTCGGCGAAGCTCTGATGGTTGACCACCAGCACGAACGGCGCGCCGTGCGCGAGCTTCTCCTTGCCCTCCACGTGGAGCCTCCAGCGCGGGTTCACGCGCGCGAGCGCCTTTCCGAGGGTCCGGAAGTACCAGTCGCTGATCGCCCGGTTCGGATCGACGAGCACGAGGGGGTAGCCGATCACCATCGGAGGTACCGCCACCGCGACGACCCCGGCGATCCCCGCCCAGATCCCCGCGGAGCGAACGACATCGCGCGCCCGACCCATGGGATCTCGTATATCGCGAACCGCGAGGGCGCAGGAAGGCCTACCCACAGCGCATCGCTCGCTCCCGTCGTCTCCGTCGACTCCGAGGGCCAGGTCGCCGTCGCCCGTATCGAAGCCGCGAATCGTGCGAACGGCGCGTCGAGAGCCCGAAACGTCCGCGAGGCTCAGGGCCCCGTGGCCCGAAACCTCAGGCCGAGGGTGACCGCGAGACCGACGGCCGGGGTGGCGCCCACGTCGCCCGCCTTTCGGAGGGCGAGCCGGTCGGGCGAGGGGGTCAGGGTGGCCTCGAGACCACCCACGAGAGAGAGACGAGGGGTGAGGCCGAGGCCTGCCGTTCCTCCGAGCACGATCGCGATTTGAGCCCGCGAGGTCTCGGGCTCGGCGTTCGCGAGGCCCTCGGCCACGATGGTGACCCGGGAGAGCGCGAGGGCCGCGTCCGCAGAGAAGGCGAGGCTCCGTCGCGTCGCGAGGCCGCGGAGCCCGAGGGACACCGACTGGCGCGTGAGCGTGACGTCGGGCCCGCGTGTGCCGACCGTGTACGGGAGCACGACGCCGAGGCCGAACGTGCCGAAGAGCCGCCCGTTTCCGACGGCCGCGCCGAGGCCGAACGTCGGGGCGAGCGCGCCCCCGTGGGCCGAGCCTCCCGGAACCCCGAGGGCGCCGCCGCGGGCCTCGAGATCGAGCGCCAACGTGGAGCGCGCGGGGGGCGGGGGAGGAGGTGGTCTCGGGCTCGGGGCAGGAGGCGCCGGAGGTGGGACGGGCGGCGGTCTCGGCGGCGTAGGCTCGAGAGGCGCAGGCTTCGGCTCCACGCTCTCGGGGGGCTCGAGGCCGAGCGCGACGTACGCCGACACGAGGCGCGTGCGCTCCTCGCAGGAGCCGGAGAAGACCCGGGAGGAGCCGAACGCCGTGACGGTCACGTCGTCTCGGGTCGCCTCGAGCGTGACGTCGGCGTCGCCCGAGGTGGCGCGAAGCTCGGTCCGCACGAGGATGGAGCCCAGGGCGGCGAGCACGGCGTCGGCCGAGGGGCACGGCTCGCCACGGACCGCGATGGTGACGGGCGCGGTCGGGCCCGCGTGCGCCTCTCGGCTCCCACACGCGGCGGCGAGGGCGACCGAGAAGGCCACGGAGACACGGCGCGCGAGGCGGTGTTGTCGCAGCGTTTCGGAGCGGGCGAACGGCATCGTGGACCTTGCCAGGGGCGAGGAGGAGAGCACGCGACGTCCCCCCGTGCAAACGTGCTCCCGCGCCGGGGGGCCCGACGACCGTGGG
The sequence above is a segment of the Myxococcales bacterium genome. Coding sequences within it:
- a CDS encoding RNA polymerase sigma factor; its protein translation is MAILSNVLDSDSDATSSRQGSRSAEATFDALYERRFADTCRFVRALGGRAADVEDLAQETFLVARRKLSGFDGKNEAGWLFAIARHVVRSERRKRWLLSFFSPQKTAPLDDLVSRDADPEARLARAEDMRLAERALERLTEKRRVPFVLFELEGYSGEEIATLLEIPVATVWTRLHHARRDFAAFVAEEGPR
- a CDS encoding 1-acyl-sn-glycerol-3-phosphate acyltransferase yields the protein MGRARDVVRSAGIWAGIAGVVAVAVPPMVIGYPLVLVDPNRAISDWYFRTLGKALARVNPRWRLHVEGKEKLAHGAPFVLVVNHQSFADLIAMCFLDHPTKYLGKASVFEVPVFGWALRIAGEVPVVRGDRDSGRGALESLGRWLERGVSVALFPEGTRSESGEIGEFKLGAFKLAIAHRRPIVPIVLAGARELLPKGSLVFKREADIHVRVLDPFRTDDLTIDDAPRLAREVRDAMVAAYRDLPA